TCGAGAAATTCCAAAAGAACCGCTCCCAATTAGAATTTGCAAAGACCCTCATCGTTATGGATAAAAAATCCACAGCAACTGGTGTTCTTAAACTATATGATCTGATTGAAAAAGGTAAGGAACTTCGCGCTAAGGGTTCTAAAAAAGCAGAAGAGCGAATGAAAGCCATTGCTCCTGATGATCTATTTACGATCATTTATACTTCTGGAACCACTGGGATGCCAAAAGGTGTGATGTTGAAACACAGCAACATGATCCACCAAACTTCTGTCATTCTCGGTAATATGATCGAAATCAAAGAAGATGAAAGGATGTTGTCCATCCTTCCTGTTTGGCACGTATTCGAAAGAGTATTTGAGTACTTAGCCATTGCTGCTGGTTGTGCTACATACTACACCAATGTCCGTGATCTTCGTGATGACATGAAAAAGGCAAAACCTACGTTTATGGCATCTGCTCCAAGACTTTGGGAAAGTATCTATAACGGAATTTATACGAGAATTAATGATCCAAAACAAACTCCGGCGATCCGTCGTGGTCTCTTCAATTTGGCTTATTTTTTCTCTAAACATTTCAATGCTGCCACAAGGTTTTTAAAAGGAAACCAAGTAGACTATGTAGGAAGAAATCCAATCGTTTCTCTCTTCAAAGGATTTTACTATTTGGTTTTGGCCATTGTTTTAGCAGTTCCTTACTTCCTTCTCGATTTGGTGGTGCTTTCTAAAATTAGAGAAGCTACTGGTGGGGAGCTCAAAGCTTCTGTTTCCGGTGGTGGTGCATTACAAAGACATGTAGATGCATTCTTCAATGATATAGGAATCAATGTACTAGAAGGTTATGGAATGACGGAAACTTCTCCGGTCATTTCTGTAAGAACTTTCAAAAAATTGGTCCAAGGATCGGTGGGACTCATCACTCCAGAAACATCCGTACAAATTCGAGATGATTTGGGAAAGGTACTCACTCATGTGGATGCGAACCAAAAACTCATTTCCGGTAATTACGGAGCTCGCGGTGTGATTCACATTCGTGGACCACAAGTGATGAAAGGATATTACAAAAATCCAGAAACCACAGCAAAGGTTCTAAAGGACGGTTGGATGGATACGGGAGATATTGGAATGTTCAATTTCAAAAAGACCCTAACCATTA
The sequence above is drawn from the Leptospira sp. WS4.C2 genome and encodes:
- a CDS encoding long-chain fatty acid--CoA ligase; the protein is MPANLPELFQQSAEKFGNRPAFVSKDESKSYKPVTFKEVYDLGINLAEALIDLGVSAKENVALLADNRLEWIVSDYGILMAGAADVPRGTDITDSEIAYILNHCEAKVVFLENDKMLEKFQKNRSQLEFAKTLIVMDKKSTATGVLKLYDLIEKGKELRAKGSKKAEERMKAIAPDDLFTIIYTSGTTGMPKGVMLKHSNMIHQTSVILGNMIEIKEDERMLSILPVWHVFERVFEYLAIAAGCATYYTNVRDLRDDMKKAKPTFMASAPRLWESIYNGIYTRINDPKQTPAIRRGLFNLAYFFSKHFNAATRFLKGNQVDYVGRNPIVSLFKGFYYLVLAIVLAVPYFLLDLVVLSKIREATGGELKASVSGGGALQRHVDAFFNDIGINVLEGYGMTETSPVISVRTFKKLVQGSVGLITPETSVQIRDDLGKVLTHVDANQKLISGNYGARGVIHIRGPQVMKGYYKNPETTAKVLKDGWMDTGDIGMFNFKKTLTITGRAKDTVVLLGGENVEPVPIEDKLTESPFIAQCMVIGQDQKNLGALVVPDFDKLTEWAKENGISETDKQKLIDHPKVLDFYKKEIKALNNTKTGFKSFEQVTPFILITKPFEVGDELTNLFKMKRHLITEKYKDKITTLYAAD